Below is a genomic region from Citrobacter telavivensis.
ATGTGTATGGCGAAAGTGTATGGCGTCACCTTCCTCGGCGCGCCGCGCACGAAAGAGGCGGAAAACGCCTGCTGTGCGCCGATCCTGATGGGCATCAGCGTCGTGGCGCTGGCGATTTGCTGTGTGCTGGGTGGTGTTGCCGCGCCGTGGCTGCTGCCGCTGCTGGCGACCGCCGTCCCTCTGCCGCTGGAAACCGCCAATACCACCGTTTCGCAGCCGATGATCACACTGCTGCTGATAGCCTGTCCGCTGTTGCCGTTCATCCTCATGGCGATGTTCAAAGGCAACCGTCTGCCGTCGCGTTCACGCGGTACGGCATGGGTCTGCGGTTACGATCACGAGCAGTCAATGGTCATTACCGCGCACGGTTTCGCGATGCCGGTGAAGGAAGCTTTTGCTCCGGTCCTCAAACTGCGGAAGTGGCTTAACCCGGTAGCGTGGGTTCCGGGCTGGCAGAGCGCGGCTGTGCCGGTTCTGTTCCGTCGTCTGGCGCTGATTGAGCTGGCCGTGCTGGTGGTGATTGTGGTTTCACGAGGAGCCTGAGAATGAGTGTTTTATATCCGTTAGTTCAGGCGCTGGTGTTGTTTGCCGCCGCGCCGCTGCTATCCGGCGTGACCCGCGTGGCACGTGCCCGTCTGCACAATCGCCGCGGTCCGGGCGTATTGCAGGAATATCGTGACATTATCAAACTGCTGGGCCGCCAGAGCGTCGCGCCAGCGGACGCCGGGTGGGTCTTTCGCCTGACGCCGTTTGTGATGGTCGGCGTGATGCTGACTATCGCGACCGCGCTGCCGGTGGTGACCGTTGGCTCTCCGCTGCCGCAACTGGGCGATTTGATAACCCTGATTTACCTGTTCGCCATCGCCCGTTTCTTCTTTTCCATTGCCGGTCTGGATACCGGTAGCCCGTTCACCGCGATCGGTGCCAGCCGTGAAGCGATGCTCGGCGTGCTGGTTGAGCCGATCCTGCTGCTGGGTTTGTGGGTCGCCGCGCAGGTGGCCGGTTCCACCCATATCAGCAATATCACCGATACGATCTACCACTGGCCGACGGCCCGCAGTATTCCGCTGATTCTGGCGCTGTGCGCCTGCGCCTTCGCCACCTTTATCGAAATGGGCAAACTGCCGTTCGATCTGGCGGAAGCGGAACAGGAGTTGCAGGAAGGACCGTTGACCGAATACAGCGGCAGCGGTTTTGCGGTGCTGAAGTGGGGCATTAGCCTGAAACAGCTGGTGGTACTGCAAATGTTTGTCGGCGTGTTCCTGCCGTGGGGACAGATGGAAGCGTTCAGCATGGGTGGACTGCTGCTGGCGCTGGTGATTGCCGTCGTCAAGCTGCTCGTCGGCGTGCTGGTGATTGCCCTGTTCGAAAACAGCATGGCGCGTCTGCGTTTTTGCGCCACTTCACGCGTGACCTGGGCCGGTTTTGGGTTTGCGTTTTTAGCGTTCGTCTCCTTGCTGGTGGCGTGATTTAAGAGAGTTTGAGCATGTCTGAAGAAAAATTAGGTCAACAATACCTTGCTGCACTGCACCAGGCGTTTCCTGGCGTGGTGCTGGACGAAGCCTGTCAGACCCGGGATCAGCTGACGATCACCGTGAAGGTTAATTATCTGCCGGAAGTGGTCGAATTCCTGTACTACAAGCAGGGCGGGTGGCTCTCTGTGCTGTTCGGCAACGATGAACGCCAGTTGTGCGGTCACTACGCCGTGTACTACGTGCTGTCGATGGAGCAGGGTACCAAATGCTGGGTAACGGTGCGTGTTGAGGTCGACCCGAACAAGCCGGAATACCCGTCCGTTACGCCGCGCGTGCCTGCGGCGGTGTGGGGCGAGCGCGAAGTGCGCGATATGTACGGTCTGATCCCGGTCGGTTTGCCGGACGAACGCCGTCTGGTGTTACCGGATGACTGGCCGGATGAACTCTATCCGCTGCGTAAAGACAGCATGGATTACCGTCAGCGCCCGGCACCGACCACCGACGCTGAGACTTATCAGTTCATCAACGAACTGGGTGACAAGAAAAACAACGTGGTGCCGATTGGCCCGCTGCACGTCACTTCGGATGAGCCGGGACACTTCCGCCTGTTCGTTGACGGCGAAAATATTATCGACGCCGATTATCGCCTGTTCTATGTCCACCGCGGCATGGAGAAACTGGCGGAAACCCGGATGGGTTACAACGAAGTCACCTTCCTGTCGGATCGCGTCTGCGGTATCTGCGGCTTTGCCCACAGCACCGCGTACACCACTTCGGTTGAAAACGCGATGGGCATTGTGGTGCCGGAACGCGCGCAGATGATCCGCGCCATTCTGCTGGAGGTGGAGCGTCTGCACTCCCACCTGCTGAACCTCGGTCTGGCCTGTCATTTCACCGGCTTCGACTCCGGTTTTATGCAGTTCTTCCGCGTGCGTGAAACCTCCATGAAGATGGCGGAGATCCTGACCGGGGCGCGTAAAACCTACGGTCTGAACCTGATCGGCGGGATTCGTCGCGATCTGCTGAAAGAGGACATGATCCAGACCCGCCAACTGGCGCAGCAGATGCGTCGCGACGTGCAGGAACTGGTGGATATGTTACTCAGCACACCGAACATGGAACAGCGCACCGTGGGTATTGGTCGTCTGGATCCGGAAATCGCGCGTGATTTCAGTAACGTTGGGCCGATGGTTCGCGCCAGCGGTCACGCCCGTGACACCCGCGCCGATCACCCGTTTGTCGGTTACGGCCTGCTGCCGATGACGGTTCACAGCGAACAGGGTTGTGATGTTATCTCGCGCCTGAAGGTGCGTATCAACGAAGTGTATACCGCGCTGAATATGATCGACTTCGGTCTGGACAACCTGCCGGGCGGTCCGCTGATGGTAGAAGGCTTTACCTACATTCCGCATCGCTTTGCTCTGGGCTTCTCCGAAGCGCCGCGCGGTGATGATATCCACTGGAGTATGACCGGCGACAACCAGAAGCTGTACCGCTGGCGCTGTCGTGCGGCGACTTATGCCAACTGGCCAACTCTGCGCTATATGCTGCGCGGCAACACCGTTTCTGATGCACCGCTGATTATCGGTAGCCTTGACCCTTGCTACTCTTGTACCGACCGCATGACCGTGGTGGATGTGCGTAAGAAGAAGAGCAAAGTCGTGCCATATAAAGAACTTGAGCGCTACAGCATTGAGCGTAAAAACTCGCCGCTGAAATAAGGAATCGCCATGTTTACCTTTATCAAAAAAGTCATCAAAACCGGTGCGCCAACTTCGTCTTATCCGCTGGAGCCGATTGCGGTTGATAAAAATTTCCGCGGCAAGCCGGAGCATTATCCGCAGCAGTGTATTGGCTGCGCGGCCTGCGTGAATGCCTGTCCGTCGAATGCGCTGACGGTGGAAACCGATCTGGCCAGCGGCGAACTGGCCTGGCAGTTCAACCTTGGGCGCTGCATTTTCTGCGCCCGCTGCGAAGAAGTGTGCCCGACGGCGGCGATCAAGCTTTCGCAGGAGTACGAACTGGCGGTGTGGAAGAAAGAAGATTTCCTCCAGCAGTCTCGTTTTGCGCTGTGCAACTGTCGCGTGTGCCATCGTCCTTTCGCCGTCCAGAAAGAGATTGATTACGCCATTGCGCTGCTCAGGCACAACGGCGACAGCCGCGCGGAGCATCACCGCGAAAGCTTTGAGACCTGCCCGGACTGCAAGCGCCAGAAGTGCCTGGTGCCGTCCGACCGTATTGAACTGACTCGCCATATGAAAGAGGCCAGCTGATGAGCAATTTATTAGGCCCGCGTGACGCAAACGGTATTCCGGTACCGATGACGGTGGATGAGTCCATCGCCAGCATGAAGGCGTCATTGCTGAAAAACATCAAGCGTTCAGCGTATGTTTACCGCGTGGACTGCGGCGGCTGTAACGGTTGCGAAATTGAAATTTTTGCAACGTTGTCACCGCTGTTCGATGCCGAACGCTTCGGTATCAAAGTCGTACCGTCGCCGCGTCATGCGGACATTCTGCTGTTCACCGGCGCGGTCACCCGCGCGATGCGCTCTCCGGCGCTGCGTGCCTGGCAGTCAGCGCCCGATCCGAAAATCTGTATCTCTTACGGCGCTTGCGGTAACAGCGGTGGCATCTTCCACGACCTGTACTGCGTCTGGGGCGGCACCGACAAAATTGTGCCGGTGGATGTGTATATTCCAGGATGCCCGCCGACGCCTGCGGCTACGCTGTACGGTTTCGCGATGGCGCTGGGCCTGCTGGAGCAGAAAATTCATGCTCGCGCCCCAGGCGAGTTGGATGAACAGCCTGCGGAAATTCTGCACCCGGAAATGGTGCAACCACTGCGCGTGAAGATTGATCGCGAAGCACGTCGTCTGGCGGGCTATCGCTACGGGCGACAGATTGCTGATGACTACCTGCGACAGTTAGGTCAGGGTGAACATCAGGTGGCGCGCTGGCTGGAAGCGGAAAGCGACCCACGTCTCACTGAGATCGTTTCGCATCTGAATCAGGTTGTTGAAGAGGCGCGTATCCGATGAGTGAAACGGTGGTGTTCAGTCAACTGAGCCGTAAGTTTATTGATGAGAACAATGCGGCACCCGCAGAGGCGCAGCAGGTTGTCTATTACAGCCTGGCGATTGGCCATCATCTTGGGATCATCGACTGTCTTGAAGCGGCGTTGACCTGCCCGTGGGACGCCTATCTGACGTGGATTGCCACGCTGGAAGAGGGGAGCGAGGCCCGTCGAAAGATGGAAGGGGTGCCGAAGTACGGGGAGATCGTCATCGATTTTAACCATGTGCAAATGCTGGCGCACGCGTTCGATCGGGCGCTTGTCGTACAAACTCCGGAGCAGCAGGCATGGAGTAAACAGATGCTCGGCATGCTGCACGATATTCACCAGGAGAGCGCCATCTACCTGATGGTGAGGAGACATCGTGACTGACGTTTTACTGTGTGTTGGCAACAGCATGATGGGGGATGACGGCGCGGGTCCGCTGCTGGCAGAAAAATGTACGGCGCAGGCGAAGGGCAACTGGGTGGTCATCGACGGAGGCAGTGCGCCGGAAAATGATATCGTGGCCATTCGTGAACTGCGCCCGGATCGTCTGCTGATCGTGGATGCTACCGATATGGGGCTGAATCCCGGCGAAATCCGCATCATTGATCCTGACGATATCGCCGAAATGTTCATGATGACGACCCATAATATGCCGCTGAACTATCTGGTCGATCAGCTCAAAGAAGACGTCGGTGAGGTGATCTTCCTCGGTATTCAGCCGGATATTGTCGGATTTTATTATCCCATGACCCAGTCGATTAAGGATGCCGTCGACACCGTTTACCTGCGTCTCGACGGTTGGGAAGGCCACGGCGGTTTCGCGGAACTGGACGCGTCGTGATGTTCATGCCGGATGACGGTTTGGCCTCATCCGGCCCGTTCTTCTTTCACCTGTTCAATCACTAATTTCCCCTGCATCACCGCCACATTGACGATGGTGCCGGTAGGAAAACCGGCCTGTTCCAGCCAGTCGCCGTTAATGGTTAACGATGCATGCCGGCTATAGCGGCGCGTGTTGCCGGTTTTTGGATCTTCATGGCGCTTTCTGACATAGCTCACCTTTAAACGACGAAAGGGCCTGCTGATAGCGACTTCAGGACTGTCAGTCTCAATAGTCATAAACGATTCCTTGTTGCCCACGGGTAGAAGAATATACCTGTATAAAATGCCAGTAAAAGAGGGGAAGGGCAAACCGGAAACTGGAAGGGAGATAGCGGAAACAGAATGCAAATGATGTAACGGGAAAGGGAGGGAAGACCGGTAGAGGCCGGACAGCGAGAGCGCCATCCGGCATCTTGTTTACGCCAGATCCTGTCCGTTGCTGGCGATCACTTTTTTATACCACCAGAATGATTTTTTACGGGTTCGTGCAAGCGTACCGTTTCCGGCATCATCGCGGTCGACATAGACGAATCCATATCGTTTGCTCATTTCCCCCGTTGACGCGGCCACCAGATCAATACAGCCCCAGGTGGTGTAACCCATCAGCGGCACGCCATCCTCAATGGCGTCAGCCATGGCCCGGA
It encodes:
- a CDS encoding hydrogenase 3 membrane subunit, which encodes MSVLYPLVQALVLFAAAPLLSGVTRVARARLHNRRGPGVLQEYRDIIKLLGRQSVAPADAGWVFRLTPFVMVGVMLTIATALPVVTVGSPLPQLGDLITLIYLFAIARFFFSIAGLDTGSPFTAIGASREAMLGVLVEPILLLGLWVAAQVAGSTHISNITDTIYHWPTARSIPLILALCACAFATFIEMGKLPFDLAEAEQELQEGPLTEYSGSGFAVLKWGISLKQLVVLQMFVGVFLPWGQMEAFSMGGLLLALVIAVVKLLVGVLVIALFENSMARLRFCATSRVTWAGFGFAFLAFVSLLVA
- the hycE gene encoding hydrogenase large subunit (formate hydrogenlyase subunit 5; HycBCDEFG is part of the formate hydrogenlyase system which is involved in the cleaving of formate to dihydrogen and carbon dioxide), with the protein product MSEEKLGQQYLAALHQAFPGVVLDEACQTRDQLTITVKVNYLPEVVEFLYYKQGGWLSVLFGNDERQLCGHYAVYYVLSMEQGTKCWVTVRVEVDPNKPEYPSVTPRVPAAVWGEREVRDMYGLIPVGLPDERRLVLPDDWPDELYPLRKDSMDYRQRPAPTTDAETYQFINELGDKKNNVVPIGPLHVTSDEPGHFRLFVDGENIIDADYRLFYVHRGMEKLAETRMGYNEVTFLSDRVCGICGFAHSTAYTTSVENAMGIVVPERAQMIRAILLEVERLHSHLLNLGLACHFTGFDSGFMQFFRVRETSMKMAEILTGARKTYGLNLIGGIRRDLLKEDMIQTRQLAQQMRRDVQELVDMLLSTPNMEQRTVGIGRLDPEIARDFSNVGPMVRASGHARDTRADHPFVGYGLLPMTVHSEQGCDVISRLKVRINEVYTALNMIDFGLDNLPGGPLMVEGFTYIPHRFALGFSEAPRGDDIHWSMTGDNQKLYRWRCRAATYANWPTLRYMLRGNTVSDAPLIIGSLDPCYSCTDRMTVVDVRKKKSKVVPYKELERYSIERKNSPLK
- a CDS encoding 4Fe-4S dicluster domain-containing protein, whose protein sequence is MFTFIKKVIKTGAPTSSYPLEPIAVDKNFRGKPEHYPQQCIGCAACVNACPSNALTVETDLASGELAWQFNLGRCIFCARCEEVCPTAAIKLSQEYELAVWKKEDFLQQSRFALCNCRVCHRPFAVQKEIDYAIALLRHNGDSRAEHHRESFETCPDCKRQKCLVPSDRIELTRHMKEAS
- the hycG gene encoding formate hydrogenlyase subunit HycG; its protein translation is MSNLLGPRDANGIPVPMTVDESIASMKASLLKNIKRSAYVYRVDCGGCNGCEIEIFATLSPLFDAERFGIKVVPSPRHADILLFTGAVTRAMRSPALRAWQSAPDPKICISYGACGNSGGIFHDLYCVWGGTDKIVPVDVYIPGCPPTPAATLYGFAMALGLLEQKIHARAPGELDEQPAEILHPEMVQPLRVKIDREARRLAGYRYGRQIADDYLRQLGQGEHQVARWLEAESDPRLTEIVSHLNQVVEEARIR
- the hycH gene encoding formate hydrogenlyase maturation protein HycH, whose protein sequence is MSETVVFSQLSRKFIDENNAAPAEAQQVVYYSLAIGHHLGIIDCLEAALTCPWDAYLTWIATLEEGSEARRKMEGVPKYGEIVIDFNHVQMLAHAFDRALVVQTPEQQAWSKQMLGMLHDIHQESAIYLMVRRHRD
- the hycI gene encoding hydrogenase maturation peptidase HycI encodes the protein MTDVLLCVGNSMMGDDGAGPLLAEKCTAQAKGNWVVIDGGSAPENDIVAIRELRPDRLLIVDATDMGLNPGEIRIIDPDDIAEMFMMTTHNMPLNYLVDQLKEDVGEVIFLGIQPDIVGFYYPMTQSIKDAVDTVYLRLDGWEGHGGFAELDAS
- a CDS encoding type I addiction module toxin, SymE family, translated to MTIETDSPEVAISRPFRRLKVSYVRKRHEDPKTGNTRRYSRHASLTINGDWLEQAGFPTGTIVNVAVMQGKLVIEQVKEERAG